One Bacteroidales bacterium DNA window includes the following coding sequences:
- a CDS encoding S46 family peptidase has product MKKFFFIFFIAISFFKPIFADDEMWLPLILEQLNMSDYQSRGLKLTTEDIYSINNSSLKDAVVLFGGGCTASVISEEGLIITNHHCGYSQIQANSTVEKNYLKDGFWAANHNEEIQAKGLTVTFLVRIENVTQQVLADVTSNMSETERGKIVDGAIKKIEAEAVKNINYIAKVKPFSYGNEYYLFVSEVFKDIRLVGAPPESIGKFGGEDDNWIWPRHNADFCFFRIYANAENKPADYSVNNVPYKPKKSITISAKGIKKDDFTIVLGYPGRTTEYLTSYGVEMLSKYEDPSKIKIREVRLSIMDEYMKTSESIYLRYAHRYANIANGWKKWMGENKGIIKYDVVGKKKQLEQKFIQWANENENREKTYGELLNDFELIYKKLTPVNQASIYYNEIAASIEIFKYASGLNNLINKSQDKNISKEEINKITEQCKNDAKKFFTNYNKSYDKKMFEALIKLYYEGLDKSVRPEVLEIINTKFNCDYKKYADYIFENSIFTSGEKITNFLNKYKPSKASKILNDPIFNLSMKLNDNYFKNILPPFQELNIKIDSLQRVYFKALCEMQPDKKLYPDANLTMRVNFGKVDDYYPNDAVHYLYCTTLDGVMEKEDTSRKGFSVPEKLKLLYKNKDYGKYGINGTMPVCFIASNHTAGGNSGSPVLNGEGKLIGINFDRNWEGTMSDVMYEPKICRNVVVDARYILFIVDKYAGANNLLNEMRITEN; this is encoded by the coding sequence ATGAAAAAATTCTTCTTCATTTTTTTTATAGCAATTTCATTTTTCAAGCCAATTTTCGCCGATGATGAAATGTGGCTGCCGCTCATATTGGAGCAACTCAACATGTCGGATTATCAGAGCAGAGGATTAAAACTAACGACTGAAGATATATACAGCATCAACAACTCGAGTTTAAAAGATGCGGTTGTATTGTTTGGCGGCGGTTGCACCGCATCTGTTATTTCCGAAGAAGGATTAATTATTACAAATCATCATTGCGGATACAGTCAGATTCAGGCAAACAGCACTGTTGAAAAAAATTATCTAAAAGATGGTTTTTGGGCAGCAAATCATAATGAGGAAATACAGGCAAAAGGATTAACAGTAACTTTTCTTGTAAGAATAGAAAATGTTACTCAACAGGTTCTTGCTGACGTTACATCAAATATGAGTGAAACCGAAAGAGGAAAAATTGTTGATGGTGCTATAAAAAAAATTGAAGCGGAAGCAGTAAAAAATATAAATTACATTGCAAAAGTAAAACCATTTTCTTACGGCAATGAGTACTATCTTTTTGTGAGCGAAGTATTCAAAGATATTCGTCTTGTTGGTGCACCGCCCGAATCTATCGGCAAATTCGGAGGTGAAGATGACAATTGGATTTGGCCCCGCCATAATGCCGATTTTTGTTTTTTCAGAATTTATGCAAATGCAGAAAATAAACCTGCCGATTATTCCGTAAATAATGTTCCTTATAAACCTAAAAAAAGTATAACAATTTCAGCCAAAGGAATTAAAAAGGATGATTTCACAATTGTACTTGGTTATCCCGGCAGGACAACGGAATATCTTACTTCTTACGGTGTCGAAATGCTTTCAAAATATGAAGACCCGTCAAAAATAAAAATCAGGGAAGTGCGTCTATCAATTATGGATGAATATATGAAAACTTCGGAAAGTATTTATCTTCGTTATGCTCATAGATATGCAAATATTGCAAACGGCTGGAAAAAATGGATGGGCGAAAATAAAGGAATTATAAAATATGATGTTGTTGGCAAGAAAAAACAACTTGAGCAAAAATTTATTCAATGGGCAAATGAAAACGAAAACAGAGAAAAAACTTACGGGGAATTGCTGAATGATTTTGAATTGATTTATAAAAAACTAACACCGGTGAATCAGGCAAGCATTTATTATAATGAAATAGCTGCTTCAATAGAAATTTTCAAATATGCAAGCGGGCTCAATAATCTTATAAATAAAAGTCAGGATAAAAATATTTCAAAAGAAGAAATAAATAAAATAACAGAGCAATGTAAAAACGATGCAAAAAAGTTTTTTACCAATTATAACAAATCTTACGACAAAAAAATGTTTGAAGCATTAATAAAATTATATTATGAAGGACTTGATAAATCTGTTCGTCCCGAAGTTCTCGAAATTATAAACACAAAATTCAACTGTGATTATAAAAAGTATGCTGATTATATTTTTGAAAATTCTATTTTTACTTCTGGGGAAAAAATTACAAATTTTTTAAACAAATATAAACCGTCAAAAGCATCAAAAATACTCAATGACCCGATATTTAATTTGTCGATGAAACTCAATGACAATTATTTTAAAAATATTTTACCGCCATTTCAGGAATTGAATATAAAAATTGACAGTTTGCAAAGAGTATATTTTAAAGCACTTTGCGAAATGCAGCCCGATAAAAAACTATATCCCGATGCAAATTTAACCATGCGTGTTAACTTCGGAAAAGTTGATGATTATTATCCGAATGATGCTGTGCATTATCTTTATTGCACAACACTTGACGGAGTCATGGAAAAAGAAGATACATCAAGAAAAGGATTCAGTGTTCCAGAAAAATTAAAACTTTTGTACAAGAACAAGGACTATGGAAAATACGGGATTAACGGAACAATGCCTGTTTGTTTTATTGCTTCAAATCACACTGCCGGCGGCAATTCGGGAAGTC
- a CDS encoding bifunctional riboflavin kinase/FAD synthetase, translating into MKIYKNLEKFSDFKNPVVTVGTFDGVHKGHQKIIEMLNSSAKEFKGESVIITFEPHPRLALYLAGKEIELLNTKEEKLELLEKSGVQNTIVFDFTTEFSKMKHDDFIKEILIEKIKVKKLIVGYNHHFGLNREGNFDYFQQSGKLYDFNIEKAEQVEVNGVPVSSSKVREALLEGNIKLSNDYLGYDYILTGKVIGGNKIGRNIGFPTANIQIEEASKLIPKNGVYAVIIEFDKKHYKGMLNIGIRPTFNFKMRTIEVNIFDFEDDIYNKKIKIYFKERIRDEMKFLTIDALREQINSDKTKCKNILGL; encoded by the coding sequence TTGAAAATTTACAAAAACCTAGAAAAATTTTCTGACTTCAAAAATCCGGTAGTTACTGTTGGAACATTTGATGGAGTTCACAAAGGACATCAGAAAATAATTGAAATGCTAAATAGTTCGGCTAAAGAATTTAAAGGCGAGTCTGTAATAATTACTTTTGAACCGCATCCGCGCCTTGCTTTATATCTTGCTGGTAAGGAAATTGAGTTACTTAATACGAAAGAAGAAAAATTAGAATTGCTCGAAAAATCCGGAGTTCAAAATACTATTGTATTTGATTTTACAACTGAGTTTTCGAAAATGAAACATGATGATTTCATTAAGGAAATTTTAATAGAAAAAATCAAAGTGAAAAAACTTATAGTTGGTTATAATCATCATTTCGGGCTTAATAGAGAAGGAAACTTCGACTACTTTCAGCAATCGGGTAAGTTGTATGATTTTAATATTGAAAAAGCAGAACAGGTGGAAGTAAATGGAGTTCCTGTAAGTTCCTCAAAAGTCAGAGAAGCATTGTTAGAAGGAAATATAAAGCTTTCAAATGATTATCTCGGTTACGATTATATTTTAACCGGAAAAGTTATAGGAGGCAATAAAATAGGCAGAAATATAGGTTTTCCAACTGCTAATATTCAAATTGAAGAAGCGAGCAAGCTCATTCCCAAAAACGGTGTCTATGCAGTAATTATTGAATTTGATAAAAAACATTATAAGGGAATGTTGAACATAGGCATACGCCCTACTTTCAATTTCAAAATGAGAACAATTGAAGTGAATATTTTTGATTTTGAGGATGATATTTATAATAAAAAAATTAAAATTTATTTTAAGGAAAGAATTCGTGATGAAATGAAATTTTTAACTATTGATGCCCTCAGAGAACAGATAAATTCAGATAAAACCAAATGTAAAAATATACTTGGACTATAA
- the atpD gene encoding F0F1 ATP synthase subunit beta encodes MSGNIGKIAQIIGPVIDVVFEQGTKLPNIYEALEITRDNGQKLIIECQQDTGENTVRTIAMDSTDGLRRGMDVVATGDYITMPTGETIYGRLFNVIGEAIDGIGFVPKTNSYPIHREPPRYEDLTTKKEVLYTGIKVIDLIEPYSKGGKIGLFGGAGVGKTVIIMELINNIAKKYAGLSVFGGVGERTREGNDLLREMIESGVIRYGKEFKESMEKGGWDLSKVDKKELLNSQATLVFGQMNEPPGARARVALSGLTVAEYFRDGDEKTGGRDILFFIDNIFRFTQAGSEVSALLGRMPSAVGYQPTLATEMGILQERITSTKRGSITSVQAIYVPADDLTDPAPATTFSHLDATTVLSRKISELGIYPAVDPLDSTSRILSPEVVGKEHYDTAQRVKEILQRYKELQDIIAILGMDELSDEDKLVVQRARKIQRFLSQPFHVAEQFTGMPGVFVTIEDTIKGFNMIINGEVDEYPENAFHMVGTIEEAIEKGKRLIAEAK; translated from the coding sequence ATGTCAGGAAATATAGGTAAAATAGCTCAGATAATAGGTCCTGTTATTGATGTTGTATTCGAACAAGGCACTAAACTTCCGAATATTTATGAAGCTCTTGAAATAACAAGAGACAACGGTCAGAAGCTCATAATAGAATGTCAGCAGGATACCGGCGAAAATACTGTCAGAACTATTGCTATGGATTCCACTGATGGCTTGAGAAGAGGAATGGATGTTGTTGCTACCGGCGACTATATTACCATGCCAACCGGTGAAACAATATATGGCAGATTGTTTAACGTTATCGGTGAAGCAATTGACGGTATTGGTTTTGTTCCTAAAACAAACAGCTATCCTATTCACAGAGAGCCGCCGAGATATGAAGACCTCACAACAAAAAAAGAAGTTCTTTATACGGGCATAAAAGTTATTGACCTTATAGAGCCATATTCAAAAGGTGGTAAAATCGGATTATTCGGTGGAGCTGGAGTCGGAAAAACTGTAATTATTATGGAACTCATAAATAATATTGCAAAAAAATATGCAGGATTATCGGTTTTTGGAGGAGTTGGTGAAAGAACAAGAGAAGGAAACGACCTTTTACGAGAAATGATAGAATCGGGAGTTATAAGATATGGAAAAGAATTTAAAGAAAGTATGGAAAAAGGCGGCTGGGATTTATCGAAGGTTGATAAAAAAGAACTTTTAAATTCGCAGGCAACACTTGTTTTCGGACAAATGAATGAACCTCCGGGAGCACGTGCAAGAGTTGCCCTGTCGGGTTTAACAGTTGCCGAATATTTCCGCGACGGTGATGAAAAAACAGGCGGCAGAGACATACTTTTCTTTATTGATAATATATTCCGTTTTACGCAAGCAGGTTCGGAAGTATCAGCACTTCTGGGACGTATGCCATCGGCAGTGGGCTATCAGCCAACACTTGCAACAGAAATGGGAATTTTGCAGGAAAGAATCACTTCAACAAAAAGGGGCTCCATCACTTCGGTTCAGGCAATTTATGTTCCTGCCGATGACCTTACCGACCCTGCTCCCGCAACAACATTTTCGCATCTTGATGCAACCACAGTTTTAAGCCGTAAAATTTCAGAACTTGGAATTTATCCTGCCGTTGACCCGCTCGATTCAACTTCAAGAATTTTATCTCCCGAAGTTGTTGGAAAAGAACATTACGATACGGCTCAAAGAGTTAAAGAAATTCTTCAGAGATATAAGGAGCTTCAGGATATTATTGCAATACTCGGCATGGATGAACTTTCCGATGAAGATAAACTTGTTGTTCAGCGTGCAAGAAAAATACAACGGTTTTTATCGCAACCCTTCCATGTTGCAGAACAATTTACAGGAATGCCCGGTGTGTTTGTAACTATTGAAGATACAATCAAAGGATTCAATATGATTATAAACGGCGAAGTTGATGAATATCCCGAAAATGCATTTCACATGGTCGGCACTATTGAAGAAGCAATTGAAAAAGGAAAACGCTTAATCGCAGAAGCAAAATAG
- the atpC gene encoding ATP synthase F1 subunit epsilon encodes MFLEIISPDTKLFSGEVSLLQLPGIDGSFEILNKHAPLISILKKGKIKIIDSEKKNQFFEINGGAVEVLKNKVIVLAE; translated from the coding sequence ATGTTTTTAGAAATAATTTCTCCCGATACAAAATTATTTTCAGGCGAAGTGAGTTTGCTCCAGCTTCCCGGTATTGATGGCTCTTTTGAAATACTTAACAAACATGCTCCTTTAATTTCAATTTTGAAAAAAGGAAAAATAAAAATTATTGACAGCGAAAAGAAAAATCAGTTTTTCGAAATAAATGGAGGTGCTGTGGAAGTATTGAAAAATAAGGTAATTGTGCTTGCCGAATAA
- the ruvC gene encoding crossover junction endodeoxyribonuclease RuvC, with protein MKTDRIILGIDPGTNIMGYGIIQIAGKNVEVLSLGVLQLKKYDDHHIKLQKIFERTLSLIDEYKPDDLAIEAPFFGKNVQSMLKLGRAQGVAIAAALYRTVPTFEYSPRKIKQSITGKGNSTKEQVAYMLKNLLNIKEMPEFLDTTDALAAAVCHYFQNRITEKKKSYTGWKAFITENPERLKKL; from the coding sequence TTGAAAACCGACCGAATAATATTAGGAATTGACCCGGGAACAAATATAATGGGTTACGGCATTATTCAAATTGCCGGTAAAAATGTTGAAGTGCTTTCTCTTGGTGTTCTTCAACTCAAAAAATACGATGACCATCACATAAAACTTCAGAAAATTTTTGAAAGAACATTAAGTTTGATTGACGAATACAAACCCGATGATTTGGCTATTGAAGCACCTTTCTTCGGAAAAAATGTTCAATCAATGCTTAAACTCGGCAGGGCACAGGGTGTAGCAATTGCAGCAGCTTTGTATCGTACAGTTCCGACTTTTGAGTATTCACCGAGAAAAATAAAACAATCAATCACAGGCAAAGGAAATTCAACAAAAGAACAAGTTGCATATATGCTGAAAAATTTATTGAATATAAAAGAAATGCCCGAATTTTTAGATACTACCGATGCACTTGCAGCAGCCGTTTGTCATTATTTTCAAAATAGAATTACCGAAAAGAAAAAATCTTATACTGGCTGGAAAGCATTTATAACAGAGAATCCGGAGAGGTTGAAAAAATTGTAA
- a CDS encoding leucine-rich repeat domain-containing protein — translation MKKIIILLITLFFVVKLYSQETGKSPVDTKSPLDSEKILQQKLDTFYKALDSLNLNSYEEYTSLEEASKHPDSVFKLVLKRKGYKTFPIEILKFKNLLVLNLRNNKISEIPPEIAELKELRVLTISKNKLTELSSSVCKLKKLIALNASENQIETVSRDIELLQNLQFWDMWGNSLNTLPSEVKNLKKLRFLDLRVISIDEQHKNAIESLLPQARVEFSFNCNCH, via the coding sequence ATGAAAAAAATTATAATTTTACTGATTACATTATTTTTTGTTGTTAAGTTGTATTCTCAGGAAACTGGTAAAAGTCCTGTGGATACTAAGAGTCCTTTAGATTCAGAAAAAATTCTTCAGCAAAAATTAGATACTTTTTATAAAGCACTTGACTCGCTAAATCTTAACAGTTACGAAGAATATACATCGCTTGAAGAAGCATCAAAACATCCTGACAGTGTTTTCAAACTTGTTTTAAAACGAAAAGGATACAAGACATTTCCTATAGAAATATTAAAGTTCAAGAATCTTCTGGTATTAAATCTCAGGAATAATAAAATCTCAGAGATTCCTCCCGAAATCGCCGAACTTAAAGAATTGAGAGTACTAACTATTTCAAAAAATAAATTGACGGAATTATCTTCATCGGTTTGTAAACTGAAAAAACTTATTGCACTTAATGCTTCCGAAAACCAAATAGAAACTGTATCAAGAGATATAGAATTGCTTCAGAATTTGCAATTCTGGGATATGTGGGGAAATAGTTTGAACACTCTTCCTTCTGAAGTAAAAAACTTAAAAAAACTCAGATTTCTTGATTTAAGGGTTATCTCAATTGACGAACAACACAAAAATGCAATAGAATCGTTATTACCTCAGGCAAGAGTTGAATTTTCTTTCAATTGTAATTGTCACTAA